Proteins from one Candidatus Angelobacter sp. genomic window:
- a CDS encoding aldo/keto reductase produces the protein MEYRSLGETELKISVVSYGAASIGNEYGNLDEAQGIRSLQVALDGGVNFIDTSPYYGRTLSEKVLGKAFKEIRRDRFILGTKCGRYDVDEFDFSAERVTRSVDESLQRMGVEYLDIIQCHDIEFGSLDQVVNEALPALRKLQRQGKVRFVGVTGFPLKIFKYILDRAELDCMLSYCHYSLNNTSLPGLIPYLRSKGVGIMNASPFSERLLTRQPLPAWHHAPPLLREYCRRAVEHCDGKGVDIAKLAIQFCIQNPDITTTVAGTANPTNMANILKWIEEPVDRELMAEVQRILEPVTSLLWPVGLPENSNDPQSGL, from the coding sequence CTGGGTGAAACGGAACTCAAGATTTCTGTCGTCAGCTATGGCGCGGCTTCGATCGGCAATGAATACGGCAACCTCGACGAAGCGCAAGGCATCCGGTCGTTGCAAGTCGCGCTCGACGGGGGCGTGAATTTCATCGACACCTCGCCTTATTACGGCCGGACGCTCTCGGAAAAGGTTCTGGGCAAGGCGTTCAAGGAGATCCGCCGCGATCGCTTCATTCTAGGCACAAAGTGCGGGCGTTATGATGTGGACGAATTCGATTTTTCCGCCGAACGCGTCACACGCAGTGTGGACGAAAGCCTTCAACGCATGGGCGTGGAGTATCTCGACATCATCCAGTGTCACGATATCGAGTTCGGCAGTCTCGACCAGGTCGTGAACGAGGCGCTCCCCGCCCTGCGCAAGCTTCAGCGGCAAGGCAAGGTGCGATTTGTCGGCGTGACCGGGTTTCCGTTGAAGATCTTCAAATACATCCTCGACCGGGCGGAACTCGACTGCATGTTGTCCTACTGTCATTACTCGCTCAACAACACGTCGCTGCCCGGCCTGATTCCCTATCTGCGAAGCAAAGGGGTGGGCATCATGAACGCATCGCCGTTCTCCGAACGACTCCTGACACGTCAGCCGTTACCGGCATGGCATCACGCCCCACCTCTGCTCCGCGAATATTGCCGCAGGGCGGTGGAGCACTGCGACGGCAAAGGCGTGGACATCGCAAAGCTGGCGATCCAGTTCTGCATTCAGAACCCGGACATTACAACGACCGTCGCCGGCACTGCGAACCCGACGAACATGGCGAACATATTGAAATGGATCGAGGAACCTGTTGACCGCGAGTTGATGGCCGAAGTGCAAAGGATTCTGGAGCCTGTGACAAGCTTGTTATGGCCGGTGGGCCTCCCCGAAAACAGCAATGATCCGCAATCCGGCCTCTGA